In Falco cherrug isolate bFalChe1 chromosome 19, bFalChe1.pri, whole genome shotgun sequence, the genomic stretch AAGAGCCCCCATCGGGTGTAAGGCttgcctgtgcctgctgcagacCCCTGTAAGCTTTGGCATTTGAGATCGGGGAGCAGACACAAGAATTAACCCTCCTTTCCCCAAAGGAAGGTGGGTGTAGGTAACCGAGTTGCTATGTCAATTTATTGGAGACGCAAGACTAAAGCGAGAATAAAAGCTGCTGGCAAAATACGTGGGCATCAGAAATAAATCTctgcttcccctttcccttcaaACAGGGTCGATGTACTTAACTCCAAGTTCAGCGCCCTTGATGCTGGGTGACTGGGAAGGCAACTGGTGCTGGTCTCACATGTTTCAGGTGGGGTTTGGATCCCTGGAACAAGATCGCAGAGGAGCTTTGTGCCTTAAGGCAGCGTGTCAACGGATCAACCCCTTGAACCCGCACCGGAACCCTGGTCCCCCGGCCGTCCGGTCGCGATGCCCTTTGTGGCAACGGATGAGCCAGACCATTGAAAAACCCAGATGAAAAGTTGTGGATCGGTTTCAAAACAGGTAACGCGAGTACGTCAGCCTCGGACAGCAGCAGCCCTTGAAACCCACCCCTTGGGGCAAGTAATCGATGAGATCGATGTGGCGTGCGAGGGAGCTGCGAGCTGGGCAGCtgcgggggggctctgctcgTGCCAGGGTGTATCTGTAGCTAAAAGGCTGAGTGATAGGACTGGGTTGGTGCAGGgtgagagctgctggggcagctgggatgGATAAAGTGCGAATGAAAACGCTCTGAGGTGGAAGGCGCCGTCTCTCCCACTTCATTTCAATCCTTGAACCTGTAGGAGTGGGAAGATCAGGGAGCTACACCAAAGGCATCAGAGCAATGGGCACGATGAGGGGGATTTTAGCCCTTCTTGCTCCTAGATTCCCTGGCAGCAATAGCAAAACTCTCGAGCATAGAAAAgatctctttgctttctgtacCCCCACGTAACGGGGAACGCGCAGgcggtgctggggagcaggatgTGCGCTGGCTCTGGCTCGGCTGTTGCTGTGCGTGTCGCTTCGTTTCCAGCCTTGCCATTTATCTATGGCTCTTCACATGTTGGCCCTGGCTGACTTGGTCACAGATCCCTCCGTCATGTGGGAGCAACTTGTGCCCCTGCTGCTAACGCCATCACAGCAGCTCAGCGCCGTGCTGCTGGTCCAGCACGTGTTTCTGTTGGCTGATCCATGGGCACTTGCAAAGCCAGGCTCCGGGGTGTAGGGGAGACCTCCCTGCGAACCACAAGCAGCTGCaaaaggagagcagagctgagtTTCAGCTTAGGGAACTCcctggagaaaaggcagaaggggCGTGGGTCTGGTGGAAGGCGAATAACTTACAGATGCTGACGGGGAAGCCTTCTGCACCGAGCCTGTAGGGAGTGGGAGAAGGTTGCATGTCACCAGCCTGTCCTCAAGTGCAAAGCCCTTTAGCCTCAGAAGCGAGCCTGACCCTCCCGAGCCTGTCCCACCATTCGGAGGCAGCAGGACCAGCTGTTTGGGTGGGTTTGCACTGGTGGAGGCCCATCAGGACTGATGGGGAGAACTGATCTTGCATCAGGGCTGTGTGGCGATGTGCAGTGTGGCAGCTGCGATAGCATCGTCCAGACGTTTCTTCTTCCAACCCAGGCACCTAGAGCAGCTTgtgcagccctgctggggtCTGTCACCCACCTGCTCTCCTCGACCTCCAGCAGCTTCCTATAGGTGACGATTTCGATGTCCAGGGCCAGCTTGACGTTCATCAGCTCCTGGTACTCGCAGCTCTGCCGGGCCAGGTCAGCCTTGGCTTTCTGCAGAGCATCCTCCAGCTCGGCCAGTTTCTGCTTTGCATCCTTGAGGGTCATTTCCCCACGCTGCTCCGCATCGGccacagcagcttccagctTGCAGCGCTACAGGGAGTGAGACACCATCAGTCTTGGCTGTTTCTTGCTGTCTTCAAGCGTAACGTGTTACCGAGAGACGGGTTTAAAGCCTGGTTGCACGTTCAGCCCAGCAGTAAGATGGAGATGCGATCCCCTCTGGCAGGGGTTTGGGGCAGCCGGAGATGCAGTTtcggtgcccccccccccccgtgttGCTGGCGGAGGATGGGGTGTTGTAACCGCATCTGCCTTCAGGTGCTGCATGAGTTGGGCTTTCATGCAGCCCGacctggagcagcagagccagctcaTGAACGCCCCTTGCGAGGTGCTACAGCACCATTTAATTTGGCCGTGGGAGCTTGTAGGAACAGCAATTCCCTCTGTGCCCTGCTGGAACAACCAGACCTGGCTGTGCTCACCTGGTCCTTGGCGCTTTTGACTTCTCCGTCCAGCCTCTGCACTACCCGGTTCAGCTCAGCTATCCTGGGTTTCGTCTCTCGCAGGCTGTCAGCATTTCTGCCTGCAGTGGCTCGCAGCTcctcaaactaaaaaaacacTCAAAAGACATCGTTGCCTATCCCCAAAACAAGTGCTCTGGGTGAAATCAGAGCAAATCAGGAGAGTGGGGGGTGTTTCTCTGGATTTGAAATTGGTCCCAGATCCTCCCGCTGCCCAGTGTTCTTACCTTGCTCTCATGCCACGCCTGTGCTTCTGCCCGGCTCCTGCGGGCACCATCCTCGTACCGAGCCTTGATGTCCGCAATGATGCCATCCACATCAAGGTCTTGGCTGTGGCCCATCTGCACGACCACTGAGGAATCTGCGATCTGGGCCCGCAGCTGGTGGATTTCCTGGTGGCAACACGGAGCTGAGCTGGTCAGAGAGATACTGGTCCCACTGTGCTCCCAGTCCAGCCCCAAGCCGGGGTATCACCCGCGTTGCACCGCTTGGTCCCCCTTTGCAGTGACCATGCAGACGTGAATTGCTGATGCTCATCGTTCACCACAAGGGGTGACCACTGCCTTGcgtccccccttcctccccctccaaaACCCAGCTGGGAAATGCAAACCACGGCTGGTGCAATGTTAAGGCTTCTTACCTCCTTGTAGAACGTTCTCAGGAATTCAACCTCTTCTTTCAGGCTTTCCACCTtggcttccagctctgctttgtttaagaaaaaacagtccGCGTCCTGGAGAGGCGGTGGGGATAGAAGAAGGAAGGTTATTGGCAAGAGCAGGCTTGGGGCTGCCCTTGGGGTGAGGGACTCTCGCTGCTGGTGCCGTGACTGCGCCAGCGCCCCGTTACGCAGCTGCTGATGATTTTAGTCCGAGCAAACCCACGCACCAGCTCCTGCTTGTACTTGTCCCGTGTGCTGCTTTGGGGAAATAAATCACTGTGTGCAGCCCAAAGACCTGAACCTGAGGAG encodes the following:
- the LOC102048267 gene encoding keratin, type II cuticular Hb4-like yields the protein MGYRGLGYSSSRSLGGVAHSRTTAVAGRRGCGFGAASTGLGCGGAGFGYRAGGVFRPRTITPITINEQLLQPLTLELDPNVQTVKFQEKEQIKALNNKFASFIDKVRFLEQQNKVLETKWSFLQGQNPYKNSIVPTLEAYIGYLKKQLEALGSNRAQLETDLKTAQQGLETNKKTYKDERSQRTSTEREFVALKKDADCFFLNKAELEAKVESLKEEVEFLRTFYKEEIHQLRAQIADSSVVVQMGHSQDLDVDGIIADIKARYEDGARRSRAEAQAWHESKFEELRATAGRNADSLRETKPRIAELNRVVQRLDGEVKSAKDQRCKLEAAVADAEQRGEMTLKDAKQKLAELEDALQKAKADLARQSCEYQELMNVKLALDIEIVTYRKLLEVEESRLGAEGFPVSISETQLCSPFAAACGSQGGLPYTPEPGFASAHGSANRNTCWTSSTALSCCDGVSSRGTSCSHMTEGSVTKSARANM